One Streptosporangium becharense genomic window, AACCGGTGAATCCGGCCGGGCGGCGCGGAGCCGCCCGGCCGGATGGGCCTTCGGGGTCAGGCGACGCGGTTCGCCGGGACGGACCAGGTGTTGCAGGCGGACGGGGCCCCCGCGTCGAAGCCGCGGTCCATCCAGTAGGCCTGGCTGCTGCCCTTTCCGTGGTCGTTCTTCGGCCAGTTCTTGTGACCGTTGGCGTGAACCCAGCGGACCATGCCGTCCCACTGCTCCTGCTCGACCGGGAGGCTGCCGGAGATCTGGCGGAGGAAGGCGGCGCCCATGCAGTCGGCCTGAAGTTCCAGACGTCGGGAGAAGGCCAGCTTGCCGGCCGTGCCGGCGCGCCAGGTGCTGTTGACGTAGTACTTCATGATGCCCGCGAGGTGCTGCACGTGGTGTGCGTACTCATGGGCCATGAACTGGGCGTGGTTGGCCGCGTAGGGGTTCTTGAGCACCTGCCGCGTCACGCCGATGTAGATGGTGCGGTTGGCGGAGCAGTACATGCCGCCCGCGCTGCTGGGCCAGCGCCCGCAGGGCGTGTTCACCTTGCTGGTGGAGAAACGCAGTCTCGGCTGGCCGAAGGCCAGCTTCGCCTTGCCGAACTGGGCCTTCCACGCGATGTTCAGGCAGCGGGTCACCCGGGTCATGAAGGTCCGGTAGGAGGCCGCGCTCCCCGCGCGGATCCCTCCGGCCTGGCAGGTGACGCCGGGCAGGGTGCCGGTGCGGTAGAGCGGGCTTGCCGTGGCCGCCGCGCGGCCGGCTGGGGGCGCCTGGGCCCCGGCGGTGCCGGTGCCCCCGGCGGGCGTCGCGACGGCAACGGGGGCACCCTGCTGCGCGACCGGAGCTGACCAGGCCGATGGGACGGCGGCATTGGCGACGTCCAGTCCCGTGACCAGGGCAAACAGCAGCGGAGCAACAACAAGCGGTGCGAGTTGCCTAAGGGGGAGTGTTTTCATGGTGCGCTAAAGGTTATTGCAAGTGGGGATAAAACGTGCAGAATCCCCTCCTCTGGCGGCAGCGCCGCCCAGCCGAACTAGACTCGACGCGACGGTGCTTGAACAGAGGGGATGATTCCGTGAGCGAGCTGACCGGGCAGCCTGGGAGTCTTCTGGAGTCGGTCAAGGGGCCACAGGATCTCAAGCTGCTGGGTGCGGACGAACTGCCCCGGCTCGCCGCGGAGGTCAGGGACCTCCTCATCAGCTCCACCGCCCGCACCGGCGGGCACCTCGGCCCCAACCTGGGCGTCGTGGAGCTGACGATCGCGATCCACCGGGTCTTCGACTCCCCGCGCGACCGCATCCTGTGGGACACCGGCCACCAGGCGTACGTGCACAAGATGCTCACCGGCCGCGCCGGGCGCTTCGACACGCTCCGCCAGGAGGGGGGCCTGTCCGGCTACCCCAGCCAGGCCGAGTCCGAGCACGACATCATCGAGAACTCCCACGCCTCCACCGCGCTGTCGTACGCCGACGGCCTGGCCAAGGCGTACCGGCTGCGCGGCGAGGACGACCGCACGGTCGTCGCGGTGATCGGCGACGGGGCGCTCACCGGCGGCATGGCCTGGGAGGCGCTCAACAACATCGCGGCGCAGAAGGACCTGCCGCTGGTCATCGTCGTCAACGACAACGGCCGCTCCTACTCGCCCACCATCGGCGGGCTCGCCTCCCACCTGGCCTCGTTGCGCGCCTCCCAGCGCTACGAGGACATGCTCGACTTCGTCAAGGACAACCTGAACAGGGTCCCGCTCGTCGGCCCGCCCGTCTACGACGCCCTGCACGGGGTCAAGAAGGGCCTCAAGGACGTCCTGGCCCCGCAGGTGATGTTCGAGGACCTCGGCCTGAAGTACATCGGGCTGGTCGACGGCCACGACGAGCAGGCCGTCGAGGGTGCGCTGCGCAGGGCCCAGGCGTTCCGCCGCCCGGTCATCGTGCACGTGCTCACCAAGAAGGGCTTCGGCTACTCGCCCGCCGAGAACCACGACGAAGACTGCTTCCACTCGCCGGGCGTCTTCGACCCGCTGACCGGCGAGGAGAAGCCCAAGCCGCACGGCTGGACGAACGTGTTCAGCCAGGAGATCGTCCGGCTGGCCGCCGAACGCCGCGACATCGTGGCGATCACCGCCGCGATGCTCGGCCCGACCGGCCTGATCCCGTTCGCCGAGGCGTACCCCGACCGGCTCTACGACGTGGGCATCGCCGAGCAGCACGCCCTCACCAGCGCCGCCGGCCTGGCCCTCGGCGGGCTGCACCCGGTGGTGGCGGTCTACGCCACCTTCCTCAACCGGGCCTTCGACCAGCTCCTCATGGACGTGGCCCTGCACCGGCTCCCGGTCACGGTCGTGCTCGACCGGGCCGGCGTCACCGGCGACGACGGCGCCAGCCACAACGGCATGTGGGACCTGTCGATCCTGCAGGTCGTCCCCGGCCTGTCCATCGCCGTCCCGCGTGACGAGCCGCGTCTGCGCGAACTGCTGGCCGAGGCGGTGCGGGTCGACGACGGTCCCACCGTCGTGCGCTACCCCAAGGGGCCGGTGGGCCCGGAGATCGAGGCGGTCGGCCGCCTCGGCGAGATGGACGTGCTGCGCGCCGGCGACCCCGACGTGCTGCTCGTGGCCGTCGGCCCGATGGCCGAGATCTGCATGGACGCCGCAGGTCTGCTCGACGCGCAGGGCATCTCGGCCACGGTGGTCGACCCGCGCTGGGTCAAGCCCCTGGACGAGGCCCTGGTGCTGGCCGCCCGCGCGCACAAGCTGGTCGTGGTGGTCGAGGACGGCGGCCGGGTGGGCGGCGTCGGCGACGCGGTCGCCCGGATGCTGCGCGACGCCGACGTCGACGTCCCGGTCCGCACCTACGGCATCCCGCAGCGTTTCCTCGACCACGCCAAGCGGGCGAAGATCCTCGGCGACATCGGTCTGACCGCCCAGGACATCGCCCGTGAGATCACCGAGGCGGTCGCGAAGCGCTCCCCGGTGCTGGAGAACCACCCCGCCCGCTGACCCTTCGCCTCCCGCCTCGCCGGGCCGGGTCCGCTCGTGAAGGGACCGGCCGTTGGTGAAGGGCCCGGCCGGAGGTCGGCCGTGGGGAGTCCGGGCCGGGTCCGCTCGGGGGCGGTCCGTCTCCGCCGCCGGGCCCGGCTCGGGCGGGCGGTCTCCTCGCTGCCGTTTGCCGGTTCTGCACCCATTGAGGAGAAGGTCGGCACTTTCGGGAAAGACCCCTTTCTTGCCGTTCGTCCGGTGATCCGGTGGGCATGACCTGATGCATCGACGATGGTGATGCGGGACGGTCAAAGGGGGGGCCATGGGTTTTCTGCGTGTCAAGTCCGTGGAACAGTCGATCCTGGACACCGAGGCGCCCGAACATCGGCTGCGCAAGGACCTCAGTGCGACGGACCTGACCGTCTTCGGCATCGGCGTCATCGTGGGCACCGGGATCTTCGTGCTCACCGGCCGGGTCGCCAGGGAGACGGCCGGGCCGGCCGTCGCGCTGTCGTTCGTGATCGCGGGCATCGTCTGCGCGCTGGCCGCGCTCTGCTACGCGGAGTTCGCCTCCACCGTGCCGGTGGCGGGATCGGCCTACACCTTCGCCTTCGCCACCCTCGGCGAGTTCCCCGCCTGGATCATCGGCTGGGACCTGATGCTGGAGATGATGCTCGGCGCCGCGGTCGTCGCGGTCGGCTGGTCGGGCTACCTGACCTCACTGCTGACGTCCCTCGGGATCACCCTGCCCGCCACGATCGCCGGGGAGGGGGCGACGTTCAACCTGCCCGCGGCGCTCATCGTGCTGCTCCTCACCGCGGTCCTGGTCCTGGGGATCAAGCTGTCCTCCCGGGTCAACCTGATCATCGTGACGATCAAGGTCGCGGTGGTCCTGCTGGTCATCGTGGCGGGGCTGTTCTTCGTCAACGGCGCCAACTACTCGCCGTTCATCCCGCCCTCCACCCCCACCCCCGCCGTGGAGGGGCTGGCGGCCCCGCTGATCCAGGTGCTGTTCGGGGTCACCCCCGTCGCGTACGGCGTGCTGGGCATCTTCAGCGCCGCGGCGATCGTGTTCTTCGCCTACATCGGCTTCGACGTGGTGGCCACCGCCGCCGAGGAGACCAGGAACCCGCAGCGTGACCTGCCGATCGGCATCCTCGCCTCGCTGGGCGTCTGCACCCTGCTCTACGTCGCCGTCTCCCTGGTCGTCGTCGGCATGCAGCCCTACCGGCAGCTCAGCGAGGCGGCGCCGCTGGCCGACGCGTTCAAGGCGGTGGGCCAGACCTGGGCCGCGTCGCTGATCAGCATCGGTGCCCTGGCCGGGCTGACGACCGTCGTGATGATCCTGATGCTGGGCATGTCACGGGTGATGTTCGCGATGTGCCGCGACAACCTGCTGCCGAGCCGGCTGGCCAAGGTCCACCCGCGGTTCGGCACCCCGTACCTCATCACGATCATCATGGGCGTCGTGGTCGCGTTCCTGGCCGGGCTGGTACCGCTGAGCACCATCGCCGAGCTGGTGAACATCGGCACGCTCTTCGCGTTCGTGGTCGTCTCGCTCGCGGTGGTCATCCTGCGCCGCACCCGGCCCGACCTGCCGCGTTCCTTCCGCACCCCGCTGGTGCCGCTGGTGCCGGTCCTGTCGGTGCTCGCCTGCCTCTACCTGATGCTCAACCTGCCGGTGGAGACGTGGGTCAGGTTCCTGGTGTGGATGGTCATCGGGGTCGTGATCTACCTCGCGTACGGCTACCGGCACAGCAGGCTGTCGGAGCGCGTACTGCGGAGCTGACGCCGACGCCCCGGCCCTCCGGGAAGGAGAACCGGGACGCGGGTCCGTGTCAGGCGGCGCCGGAGGGCGTCAGGCGGGCACCGAGGCCACGCCCGGCGACAGGAAACGCGGTTCGGCGACGCCGGTCCGGTCCAGGTACGGCGTGACGCCGCCCAGGTGGAACGGCCAGCCGGCCCCCAGGATCATGCACAGGTCGATGTCCTGCGGCGCCGAGACCACACCCTCGTCGAGCATGACGCGCACCTCCTCGGCGAGGGCCCGCAGCGCCCGCAGCCGCACCTCCTGTGCCGTCGACGGGGACGTACCGCCCGAGAAGAGGGCGACCGCCTCCGGGTCCAGCGAGAAGTCGGGAGCGTAGACGCCGGGCTTGCCCGCCGCGACCAGCCGGGCGAGGTTCTCCGACACCCCGTAGCGGGACGGGAACGCCTCGTGCAGCGTCTCGGCCACGTGCAGCGCCACGGCCGGGCCGACCAGTTGCAGCAGCGCGAACGGGGTCATCGGCAGGCCGAGGCCGTCCAGCGCGTGGTCGGCCACCTCCAGCGGGGTGCCCTCGTCCACGGCGCCGATCACCTCGCCCATGAACCGGGTGAGGAGCCGGTTCACCACGAACGCGGGGGCGTCCTTGACCAGCACCGACGACTTCCGCAGCGACCGGCCGACGGCGAAGGCGGTGGCCAGTGCGGCGTCGTCGGTCTCCGTCCCCCGGACGATCTCCAGCAGCGGCATCACCGCGACCGGGTTGAAGAAGTGGAAGCCCACCACGCGCTCGGGGTGCCGCAGGCCCGCCGCCATCTCGGTCACCGACAGCGAGGAGGTGTTGGTGGCCAGCACGCACTCGGCGGAGACGACCTCCTCCACCTCCGCGAAGACCTTCTTCTTGACCTTCATGTCCTCGAAGACGGCCTCGATGACGAAGTCGGCGTCCGAGAAGGCGTCCTTGGTGAGCGAGCCGGTCACCAGGGCCTTGAGCCGGTTGGCCTGGTCGGCGGAGACACGGCCCTTGGCCAGCAGCTTGTCCACCTCGGCGTGCACGTATCCGACGCCCTTGTCGAGCCGCTCCCGGTCGAGGTCGGTCAGCACCACCGGGACCTCCAGGCGGCGGGCGAACAGCAGCGCCATCTGCGAGGCCATCAGGCCCGCGCCGACCACGCCGACCTTGGTGACCTTGCGGGCGTGCGAGGCGTCCGGGGCACCGGCGGGCTTCTTGGCCCGGCGCTGCACCAGGTCGAAGGAGTACAGGCCGGCGCGGAGCTCGTCGCCCATGAGGAGGTCGGCCAGCGCCCGGTCCTCGGCGTCGAACCCCTCGTCGCGGGAGGCGGTGCGGGCCAGCTCCACCAGGTCCAGCGCCCGGTACGGGGCGGGCGAGGCGCCGCGCAGCTTCAGGTCGACCAGCGCGCGGGCGTCGGCGACGGTCGTGGACCAGTCGACGCCGGTGTGGTCGGCGCGGGAGACGGTCACCTCGCCGCGCAGCACCCGGGCCGCCCAGCGCAGCGACTCCTCCAGGAAGTCGGCCGGTTCGAACATCGCGTCGGCGACGCCCAGCGCGAAGGCGTCCGGGCCCTTGATCGTGCGGTTCTGCGCGAGCGGGTTCTCCACGATCAGCTTGATCGCGGCGGCCGGGCCGATCAGGCGGGGCAGCAGCTGGGTGCCGCCCCAGCCGGGGACCAGCCCGAGGAAGCACTCCGGCAGCGCCACCGCGGGCACGCCGGAGGAGATGGTCCGGTAGGTGCAGTGCAGCGCGACCTCCAGGCCGCCGCCCATGGCCGCGCCGTTCACGAACGCGAACGACGGCACGTCCAGCTCGCCCAGGCGGCGGAACACGTCGTGACCGAGCCTGCCGATCTGGAGCGCCTGCTCGCGCTCGGCGATGAGCGCGGCGCCCTTGAGATCGGCACCGACCGCGAAGATGAACGGCTTGCCGACGACGCCCACCGCCGCCAGGTCCGTCCGGCCTGCGACCGTGTCGAGGGCCTCCTTCAGCGAGGTGAGGCCGCCGGGGCCGAACGTGGAGGGCTTGGTGTGGTCGAAGCCGTTGTCCAGCGTGATCAGGGCCATGGTGCCCGCGCCGTACGGCAGCTCGACGTCGCGGACGGTCGCCCGGGTGACGACCTCGTCGCGGAAGATTTCCCTGATGTCCGTCACTTCGCACCTTCCCAGCTGAGGTTCTCCCAGATGACCGTTCCGCCCATGCCCATGCCGACGCACATCGTGGTGACGCCGTAGCGGACGTCGGGGCGTTCGCCGAACTCGCGGGCGAGCTGCGTCATCAGGCGCACCCCCGAGGAGGCCAGCGGGTGGCCGAAGGCGATGGCGCCGCCGTACGGGTTGACCCTGGGGTCGTCGTCGGCGATGCCGAAGTGCTCCAGGAAGGCCAGCACCTGCACGGCGAACGCCTCGTTGATCTCGAACAGCCCGATGTCGGAGACGGAGAGCCCCGCCAGGCGCAACGCCCGCTCGGTCGAGGGGATCGGCCCGACGCCCATCACCTCGGGGTCGACGCCCGCGAACGCGTAGGAGACCAGGCGCATCTTGGGGGCCAGGCCCAGCTCCGCGGCGACGTCGGAGGCGGCCACGATGCAGCCGGTGGCCCCGTCGTTGATCCCGGAGGCGTTGCCCGCGGTGACCCGGCCGTGCGGGCGGAACGGGGTCTTCAGCGAGGCCAGCGCCGAGAGCGTGGTGCCGGGACGCGGCGCCTCGTCCACCGTGGCCAGGCCCCAGCCCTTCTCGGCCGACCGGGTGGCCATCGGGACCAGGTCGGGCTGGATCCTGCCGTCGGCGTACGCCTTGGCGACCTTCTCCTGGGAGGCCACCGCGAAGGCGTCCGCGCGCTCCTTGGTGATCGTCGGGTAGCGGTCGTGCAGGTTCTCCGCGGTCATCCCCATCACGAGGGCGGAGCCGTCGACGAGCTTCTCGGCCAGGAAACGGGGGTTGGGGTCGACGCCCTCGCCCATCGGGTGGCGGCC contains:
- the dxs gene encoding 1-deoxy-D-xylulose-5-phosphate synthase; this encodes MSELTGQPGSLLESVKGPQDLKLLGADELPRLAAEVRDLLISSTARTGGHLGPNLGVVELTIAIHRVFDSPRDRILWDTGHQAYVHKMLTGRAGRFDTLRQEGGLSGYPSQAESEHDIIENSHASTALSYADGLAKAYRLRGEDDRTVVAVIGDGALTGGMAWEALNNIAAQKDLPLVIVVNDNGRSYSPTIGGLASHLASLRASQRYEDMLDFVKDNLNRVPLVGPPVYDALHGVKKGLKDVLAPQVMFEDLGLKYIGLVDGHDEQAVEGALRRAQAFRRPVIVHVLTKKGFGYSPAENHDEDCFHSPGVFDPLTGEEKPKPHGWTNVFSQEIVRLAAERRDIVAITAAMLGPTGLIPFAEAYPDRLYDVGIAEQHALTSAAGLALGGLHPVVAVYATFLNRAFDQLLMDVALHRLPVTVVLDRAGVTGDDGASHNGMWDLSILQVVPGLSIAVPRDEPRLRELLAEAVRVDDGPTVVRYPKGPVGPEIEAVGRLGEMDVLRAGDPDVLLVAVGPMAEICMDAAGLLDAQGISATVVDPRWVKPLDEALVLAARAHKLVVVVEDGGRVGGVGDAVARMLRDADVDVPVRTYGIPQRFLDHAKRAKILGDIGLTAQDIAREITEAVAKRSPVLENHPAR
- a CDS encoding neutral zinc metallopeptidase, producing the protein MTRVTRCLNIAWKAQFGKAKLAFGQPRLRFSTSKVNTPCGRWPSSAGGMYCSANRTIYIGVTRQVLKNPYAANHAQFMAHEYAHHVQHLAGIMKYYVNSTWRAGTAGKLAFSRRLELQADCMGAAFLRQISGSLPVEQEQWDGMVRWVHANGHKNWPKNDHGKGSSQAYWMDRGFDAGAPSACNTWSVPANRVA
- a CDS encoding thiolase family protein; the protein is MPSSRDVVFVDGVRTPFGKSGPKGLYAETRADDLVIRVIRELMRRNPSLPPERVDEVAIAATTQIGDQGLTIGRSAAVLAGLPKSVPGYAIDRMCAGAMTAVTTVAGGIAFGAYDVAIAGGVEHMGRHPMGEGVDPNPRFLAEKLVDGSALVMGMTAENLHDRYPTITKERADAFAVASQEKVAKAYADGRIQPDLVPMATRSAEKGWGLATVDEAPRPGTTLSALASLKTPFRPHGRVTAGNASGINDGATGCIVAASDVAAELGLAPKMRLVSYAFAGVDPEVMGVGPIPSTERALRLAGLSVSDIGLFEINEAFAVQVLAFLEHFGIADDDPRVNPYGGAIAFGHPLASSGVRLMTQLAREFGERPDVRYGVTTMCVGMGMGGTVIWENLSWEGAK
- a CDS encoding amino acid permease; protein product: MGFLRVKSVEQSILDTEAPEHRLRKDLSATDLTVFGIGVIVGTGIFVLTGRVARETAGPAVALSFVIAGIVCALAALCYAEFASTVPVAGSAYTFAFATLGEFPAWIIGWDLMLEMMLGAAVVAVGWSGYLTSLLTSLGITLPATIAGEGATFNLPAALIVLLLTAVLVLGIKLSSRVNLIIVTIKVAVVLLVIVAGLFFVNGANYSPFIPPSTPTPAVEGLAAPLIQVLFGVTPVAYGVLGIFSAAAIVFFAYIGFDVVATAAEETRNPQRDLPIGILASLGVCTLLYVAVSLVVVGMQPYRQLSEAAPLADAFKAVGQTWAASLISIGALAGLTTVVMILMLGMSRVMFAMCRDNLLPSRLAKVHPRFGTPYLITIIMGVVVAFLAGLVPLSTIAELVNIGTLFAFVVVSLAVVILRRTRPDLPRSFRTPLVPLVPVLSVLACLYLMLNLPVETWVRFLVWMVIGVVIYLAYGYRHSRLSERVLRS
- a CDS encoding 3-hydroxyacyl-CoA dehydrogenase NAD-binding domain-containing protein, which gives rise to MTDIREIFRDEVVTRATVRDVELPYGAGTMALITLDNGFDHTKPSTFGPGGLTSLKEALDTVAGRTDLAAVGVVGKPFIFAVGADLKGAALIAEREQALQIGRLGHDVFRRLGELDVPSFAFVNGAAMGGGLEVALHCTYRTISSGVPAVALPECFLGLVPGWGGTQLLPRLIGPAAAIKLIVENPLAQNRTIKGPDAFALGVADAMFEPADFLEESLRWAARVLRGEVTVSRADHTGVDWSTTVADARALVDLKLRGASPAPYRALDLVELARTASRDEGFDAEDRALADLLMGDELRAGLYSFDLVQRRAKKPAGAPDASHARKVTKVGVVGAGLMASQMALLFARRLEVPVVLTDLDRERLDKGVGYVHAEVDKLLAKGRVSADQANRLKALVTGSLTKDAFSDADFVIEAVFEDMKVKKKVFAEVEEVVSAECVLATNTSSLSVTEMAAGLRHPERVVGFHFFNPVAVMPLLEIVRGTETDDAALATAFAVGRSLRKSSVLVKDAPAFVVNRLLTRFMGEVIGAVDEGTPLEVADHALDGLGLPMTPFALLQLVGPAVALHVAETLHEAFPSRYGVSENLARLVAAGKPGVYAPDFSLDPEAVALFSGGTSPSTAQEVRLRALRALAEEVRVMLDEGVVSAPQDIDLCMILGAGWPFHLGGVTPYLDRTGVAEPRFLSPGVASVPA